The Amycolatopsis sp. NBC_01480 genome segment GCGAACTCGTGGGCCTCGCCGCGGCGGGCCTGGTGCTGGTGTTCGCCATGTGGTGGCTGTACTTCGACCAGCCGGGCCACGCGCGGCTGGTGGGCCGCCCGTCCCAGTTCACCACGATGAGCTGGGGTTACGGGCACTACCTGATCTTCGCCTCGGCCGCGGCGGTCGGCGCCGGCCTCGAGCTGGCGGTCGACTTCGACACGCACCACAGCGCGCTGAGCGGCACGGTCACGGCCCTGTTCGTGACGGTCCCCGTCGCGCTGTTCCTGCTGAGCGTCTGGCTGCTGCACATCGGGCCGACCAACGAGTGCCGGCCGATCGCCATCGGCTTCCCGGCCGCGGCGGTGCTCGTGCTCGCCGCGTCGTTCGGCCCCGCACCCATCCACGTGACGGCGGTGCTCGCCGCCGCGCTCGTGGCCGTCACGGTGATCGCGACGCACGGCGAGCCCCGTCCCGCCTGAGCCGCGCTATCGACGCAGGTCAGGACCCTGGCGCGATCAATGGGCACCCCCCTGTTCGGGGCCGGATCGGGGCATGTAAAGTTCTCCAAGTCGCCAGGGAAACCGGGCGGCCACCGGGACCACGAACCAAGCTCCCACCTCAGGTGGTAGAGTGGGTGGTTCCAAAGCAGGAGATCAAGCCGGACCCCCCGCTGAAGCGCAAGTTTCACAGGGTGTATGGTGTGTCTTCTGAATACAGTGTCTTCGGACAAAAAAGGCTTGAAACAATGCCTCGGAAAAGGCCGCGTGAAGCGGTTTTCTCCGATGTGTGTTGCTTGAGAACTCAACAGTGTGCTAGTGAACTAAGCCAGTAGAGCTTATATGAAACCCCCTCGTCGGGGTTTCCTTTGAGAATGATTGAGAAAATGGTCTCGATCGAACTGTTCATTGTTGGAGAGTTTGATCCTGGCTCAGGACGAACGCTGGCGGCGTGCTTAACACATGCAAGTCGAACGCTGATCCGGTTTCGGCCGGGGATGAGTGGCGAACGGGTGAGTAACACGTGGGTAATCTGCCCTGTACTCTGGGATAAGCCTTGGAAACGGGGTCTAATACCGGATATCACATCTCCTCGCATGGGGGGTTGTTGAAAGTTCTGGCGGTACAGGATGAACCCGCGGCCTATCAGCTTGTTGGTGGGGTAATGGCCTACCAAGGCGACGACGGGTAGCCGGCCTGAGAGGGTGACCGGCCACACTGGGACTGAGACACGGCCCAGACTCCTACGGGAGGCAGCAGTGGGGAATATTGCACAATGGGCGAAAGCCTGATGCAGCGACGCCGCGTGAGGGATGACGGCCTTCGGGTTGTAAACCTCTTTCGCCAGGGACGAAGCGCAAGTGACGGTACCTGGATAAGAAGCACCGGCTAACTACGTGCCAGCAGCCGCGGTAATACGTAGGGTGCAAGCGTTGTCCGGAATTATTGGGCGTAAAGAGCTCGTAGGCGGTTTGTCGCGTCGGCTGTGAAATCTGGAGGCTTAACCTTCAGCGTGCAGTCGATACGGGCAGACTTGAGTTCGGTAGGGGAGACTGGAATTCCTGGTGTAGCGGTGAAATGCGCAGATATCAGGAGGAACACCGGTGGCGAAGGCGGGTCTCTGGGCCGATACTGACGCTGAGGAGCGAAAGCGTGGGGAGCGAACAGGATTAGATACCCTGGTAGTCCACGCTGTAAACGTTGGGCGCTAGGTGTGGGCGACATCCACGTTGTCCGTGCCGTAGCTAACGCATTAAGCGCCCCGCCTGGGGAGTACGGCCGCAAGGCTAAAACTCACAGGAATTGACGGGGGCCCGCACAAGCGGCGGAGCATGTGGATTAATTCGATGCAACGCGAAGAACCTTACCTGGGCTTGACATGCGCCAGACATCCCCAGAGATGGGGCTTCCCTTGTGGTTGGTGTACAGGTGGTGCATGGCTGTCGTCAGCTCGTGTCGTGAGATGTTGGGTTAAGTCCCGCAACGAGCGCAACCCTTATCCTACGTTGCCAGCGCGTTATGGCGGGGACTCGTGGGAGACTGCCGGGGTCAACTCGGAGGAAGGTGGGGATGACGTCAAGTCATCATGCCCCTTATGTCCAGGGCTTCACACATGCTACAATGGCTGGTACAGAGGGCTGCGATACCGCGAGGTGGAGCGAATCCCTTAAAGCCGGTCTCAGTTCGGATCGCAGTCTGCAACTCGACTGCGTGAAGTCGGAGTCGCTAGTAATCGCAGATCAGCAACGCTGCGGTGAATACGTTCCCGGGCCTTGTACACACCGCCCGTCACGTCATGAAAGTCGGTAACACCCGAAGCCCATGGCCCAACCCGTAAGGGAGGGAGTGGTCGAAGGTGGGACTGGCGATTGGGACGAAGTCGTAACAAGGTAGCCGTACCGGAAGGTGCGGCTGGATCACCTCCTTTCTAAGGAGCACAACACATCCACACTCCCGGGATACCCGGAACCGAGTGTGGAGTGGGCACGGTTTAACACCCGCCTGTGGTGTTGCCGAGCTTGCTCAAGGAATTGTGGAACTACTGGTTATCGCCGGCGATGGTGAGTGAGGTTCAAGCAAGTACTGCAGCATCTTCGGGTGTCGCGTGGAAAGTTTGTTTCGTTAGCTCGGGTTGTCGGGTGTTCATTGGCACGCTGTTGGGTCCTGAGGCAACACACTGTTGTTTCTGGTGTGGTGTTTGAGAACTGTAGAGTGGATGCGAGCATCTTTGTGGTCAAGTTGTTAAGGGCACATGGTGGATGTCTTGGCTTCAGGAGCCGATGAAGGACGTAGGAGGCTGCGATAAGCCTCGGGGAGCTGTCAACCGAGCTGTGATCCGAGGATTTCCGAATGGGGAAACCCAGCACCAGTGATGTGGTGTTACCCGCCGGTGAATATATAGCCGGTGTGGAGGGAACGCGGGGAAGTGAAACATCTCAGTACCCGTAGGAAGAGAAAACAACCGTGATTCCGTGAGTAGTGGCGAGCGAAAGCGGAAGAGGCTAAACCGATTGCATGTGATACCTGTCAGGGGTTGTGTAGTCGGTGTTGTGGGACCCACCTTGAAGAAACTGACATTTTTTCGAAGTCACGCATGAGTTAGTGGAACCGCTTGGGATGGCGGGCCGGAGTGGGTGAGAGCCCCGTACGCGAAAGCTTGTGTTGTGGTTTTTGGTGGTGTTCCCGAGTAGCAGCGAGCTCGTGGAATTTGCTGTGAATCTGCCGGGACCACCCGGTAAGCCTAAATACTTCCTGAAGACCGATAGCGGACTAGTACCGTGAGGGAAAGATGAAAAGTACCCCGGGAGGGGAGTGAAAGAGTACCTGAAACCGTGTGCCTACAAGCCGTCAGAGCCGTAATAAGGTGATGGCGTGCCTTTTGAAGAATGAGCCTGCGAGTTAGTGCTGCGTGGCGAGGTTAACCCGTGTGGGGTAGCCGTAGCGAAAGCGAGTCTGAATAGGGCGAAATATAGTCGCGTGGTCTAGACCCGAAGCGGAGTGATCTACCCATGGCCAGGGTGAGGCGACGGTAAGACGTCGTGGAGGCCCGAACCCACTTAGGTTGAAAACTGAGGGGATGAGCTGTGGGTAGGGGTGAAAGGCCAATCAAACTCCGTGATAGCTGGTTCTCCCCGAAATGCATTTAGGTGCAGCGTCACATGTTTCACCGCGGGGGTAGAGCTACTGGATGGTCTAGGGGCCTTACCGGGTTACCGAAATCAACCAAACTCCGAATACCGTGGTGTGAGAGTGTGGCAGTGAGACGGCGGGGGATAAGCTTCGTCGTCGAGAGGGAAACAGCCCAGAACACCAGCTAAGGCCCCTAAGTGTGTGCTCAGTGGGAAAGGATGTGGGATTGCCCAGACAACCAGGAGGTTGGCTTAGAAGCAGCCACCCTTGAAAGAGTGCGTAATAGCTCACTGGTCAAGTGGTCCTGCGCCGACAATGTAGCGGGGCTTAAGCACACCGCCGAAGCTGTGTCATTGACACAATAGATCCGCTTGGACTCTTGAAGTCCTTGTGTAGTCGTGTTGATGGGTAGGGGAGCGTCCTGCATCCAGGGAAGCGGCCGTGTGAACGAGTCGTGGAGGGTGTGGGAGTGAGAATGCAGGCATGAGTAGCGAATGCAGAGTGAGAAACTCTGCCGCCGGATGACCAAGGGTTCCTGGGCCAGGCTAATCCGCCCAGGGTAAGTCGGGACCTAAGGCGAGGCCGACAGGCGTAGTCGATGGACAACGGGTTGATATTCCCGTACCCGAGCATGTGCGCCCATGACGAGGCGTTTGATACTAACCACCCAAAGCCGCTCAGCGAAGCCTTCGGGCTTAGGTGGGTGTGTGGAGCGTGGGACCTGATTTCGTAGTAGTCAAGCGATGGGGTGACGCAGGAAGGTAGCTCCGCCAGGCGATGGTTGTCCTGGTGTAAGCGTGTAGGCCGGAACATAGGCAAATCCGTGTTCCATGAGGCTGAGACGTGATGCGTAGCCGTTTGAGGCGAAGTAGAGTGATCCTATGCTGCCGAGAAAAGCCTCTAGTGAGTGCATGCACGGCCCGTACCCCAAACCAACACAGGTGGTCAGGTAGAGAATACTAAGGCGATCGGGTGAACTGTGGTTAAGGAACTCGGCAAAATGCCCCCGTAACTTCGGGAGAAGGGGGGCCAAACATCCTGAAGCTTTTTACAGGCTAGGGGTGGGTGGCCGCAGAGACCAGCGGAAAGCGACTGTTTACTAAAAACACAGGTCCATGCGAAGTCGCAAGACGATGTATATGGACTGACGCCTGCCCGGTGCTGGAACGTTAAGAGGACCGGTTAATCCCTTCGGGGGTGAAGCTGAGAATTTAAGCGCCAGTAAACGGCGGTGGTAACTATAACCATCCTAAGGTAGCGAAATTCCTTGTCGGGTAAGTTCCGACCTGCACGAATGGCGTAACGACTTTCCGGCTGTCTCAACCACAGGCCCGGCGAAATTGCACTACGAGTAAAGATGCTCGTTACGCGCGGCAGGACGGAAAGACCCCGGGACCTTTACTATAGTTTGGTATTGGTTTTCGGTTCGGCTTGTGTAGGATAGGTGGGAGACTGTGAAGCGGTGACGCTAGTTACTGTGGAGTCGTTGTTGAAATACCACTCTGGTCGAATTGGGAATCTCAACCTCGGACCATGATCTGGTTCAGGGACAGTGCCTGATGGGTAGTTTAACTGGGGCGGTTGCCTCCTAAAGAGTAACGGAGGCGCCCAAAGGTTCCCTCAGCCTGGTTGGCAATCAGGTGTTGAGTGCAAGTGCACAAGGGAGCTTGACTGTGAGACAGACATGTCGAGCAGGGACGAAAGTCGGGACTAGTGATCCGGCACCACCTGGTGGAAGGGGTGTCGCTCAACGGATAAAAGGTACCCCGGGGATAACAGGCTGATCTTGCCCAAGAGTCCATATCGACGGCATGGTTTGGCACCTCGATGTCGGCTCGTCGCATCCTGGGGCCGGAGTAGGTCCCAAGGGTTGGGCTGTTCGCCCATTAAAGCGGCACGCGAGCTGGGTTTAGAACGTCGTGAGACAGTTCGGTCCCTATCCGCCGCGCGCGTAGGATACTTGAGGAAGGCTGTCCCTAGTACGAGAGGACCGGGACGGACGAACCTCTGGTGTGCCAGTTGTCCCGCCAGGGGCATGGCTGGTTGGCCACGTTCGGAAGGGATAACCGCTGAAGGCATCTAAGCGGGAAGCCTGTTCCAAGATGAGGTATCCCACCCCATGTGGGTTAAGGCCCCCAAGAGACCATTGGGTTGATAGGCCAGAAATGGAAGCACAGTAATGTGTTGTCGAGTTGACTGGTACTAATAGGCCGAGGACTTGCCCACGAAGATGTTACGCATCCACTCTACAGCTCTGAAACACCACACCGACACCCTGAAGTATGGGGTGGGTGTGTGTTGTTTCGTAGTGTTTCGGTGGTTATAGCGCCAGGGAAACGCCCGGTCCCATTCCGAACCCGGAAGCTAAGCCTGGTAGCGCCGATGGTACTGCAACCGAAGGGTTGTGGGAGAGTAGGACGCCGCCGAACTCAACGTGAAACAGTAGGGCCCCGGTCGAGAACCTCCAACGATTCTCCCGGGGCCCTACTGCTATTTCAGCACCTTTTTCCCGGAATAGGCCCGTGGCAAAAAGCGGGCCTCCCCAAAAAGGACTAGAGGTCGAAGGCAAGATCAGGCGGACCGCTCGAAGGCCGGTCTGCGGCCGCCTCAGAGGAATGGATGGCCGGCGGACGGCAAGATCAATGGATGGCCGGCGGCAAGATCTCGGGCCGGCCGCCGGGGGGATGGTCTGTGGCCGCTCTGGACTGGCCCGCGTCCGCTCATCTGTAGCCGCTTGGGTTGGCCCCGCTCTGGGCTGGCTCGCGGCCGCTCAGTGACGGGGATGCCGCCGCTCGGCGGCACGGGCTGTGGCCGGTCCGGGGCCGCTCGGGGTCCGTTCGCAGCTGCTCTCGGGGGTTGGTTCGCAGGAGGCTGCTCGCTTGAATGTGGCTGTGGCTTGTCTCTGGACCCCAGTTGCCGACGGCGCGCTGAAGGCAGGTGTGCCGGCTTGCACTGCTAGGAGCCAATAGGGCAGAGCAGGGATGGTGCGCCGGCCAACAACAGGACTGTGACAGCCCGGCCGCAGCCGTGGAGCGGGTCCTGCTGCCGCTTGCGGTTGGGCCGTGCTGCCGCTTGCGGTGTCGGGTGGGCTTGGGGAGGCGCCTTGAGGAAAACAAGGCTGCGCGAGGCAAGAAGACAGCGCAAGGCAACAGGGCGGCGCAAGCAAGAAGACGGCGCAAGCAGCAGGGCGGCGCAGGCAAAGAGGGCGGCTCGAGGAAACAGGACGGCGCAAGGCGACAGGGCGGCGCCAGGGCAACGAGGCGGTGCCAGGCAACAGGGCGGCTCGAGGAACAAAGTCGGCGCCAGGGCAACAAGGCGGCTCGAGGCAAGAGGGCGACGCAAAGCAACAAGGCCTTGCAGGCCAAGAAGGCGGCGCCAGGTAACAGGGCGGCGTGAGGCGACTTCTCGACTCGTGAGCGGTGCCGTCACACGGGGGTCTTCTGGCCAGGGGTCAGGGGTAGCGGCAGCAAGAGCGGCAGGGGCTCGAGCGGGCGAGCACATGAGAAAGGCGCCGGAGCCAACTCGCTCCGGCGCCTTTCTCGTGGCCTGCCCCAAAAAAGAGAGTCTTACAGGGCGGAGCCCTTCTGCCAGTCGGTCCAGGACTTGGACCAGTCGCCGTACAGGTCCCAGACCGGGAGCTGCGGGCCGCCCGAGTTGGTCACCTCCACGACGTCGCCGAGGCCGAAGTTCTGGAAGAACCATTCGGCGTTGGCGGCGTTCAGGTTGATGCAGCCGTGCGAGACGTTGGAGCTGCCCTGCTGGCCGACGCTGTTCGGGTTCTCGTGGACGAACTCACCGTCGTTGGAGATGCGCTGCGAGAACTTTTCGTTGGAGCGGTACGCCTTCGGGTCCGGCGGGCAGACGCCGTACGTGCACGAGTCCATCGTGTAGTTCGCCTGCTTGTCGGAGATGACGTGCGCGCCCAGGTGCGTCGGGGTGGCGTCCTTGCCCATGGAGATCGGCATGGACTTCACCATGCTGCCGTTGTGGAAGATCTGCATCTGCTCGGTGTTGCCGTCGGCCTTGGCGATCCAGGAATCGTGCACCTTGTACGTTTCGGTGCGGTCCTCCGCGCCGAAAACACCGTTTCCGAAATCGACGCCGTAGATCTTGGCCGTGACCGTCAGCGTGGTGCCCGGCTGCCAGTACACCTTGGGCCGGTAGTGGACGTTCTTGTCGTCCATCCAGTACCAGCTGCCGTCCTGCTTCGGCGAGGACTCGACGTTCAGCGCCTTCTCGACGGCGGCCTTGTCCTTCACCGCCACGCCGAAGCTGAAGACGATCGGCTGGCCGACGCCGACACCGCTGCTCTTCACCGCGGACGGCGCGGGGATCAGGTTCGCGTTCGCCTGCTTGGTCGGCGAAAGCGTGGTGACCTGGCCGTCCTTCTCGATGGATTTGCCGTCGGTGCCCTGGGCGTGGGCGACGATCTTGTACGTGCCGCCGTAACCGAGGACGTCGGTGTTGGTCCAGCTGAGGCCGTCCGTCGCGACCTTGCCGGCGACGGCCTTGCCCTTGGCGCTGGTCACGGTCACGTCGAGCAGCTTGCCGTTGGCAGCCTTGACGACGATGGGGGTGGTGGGGCTGATGTTGTCGGCGTTCGCCGGTTCGATCGACACCGTGGCCGGTGGCGCGGACTGGTTGGAGCCGGCACCGGGAGCCCCCGGAGTGGTGGCTGTCCCCGCGGTGTCCCCACCGGAGGAGCAGGCCGAGACCAGCAGGGTCGCCGCGAGGACTCCGGCAACCGAAAGTAAAGTCTTCTTCGGGAACATATTGTCTCTTTTGTGGGGGATCGCGGACCAGCAGGCTTCTTCTTTTCCAAAACTACGCGATTGACAAGACGCTCCATGCAGCGGATAGGTGCATCGCAGTGTCGTGGATCACGTTGTGACAAGACCGGGCGCGCCGTAAAGCCCGGGCCCGTCCACCTGGAGTTTTTTCAGGTATCCGGCCGCGGCGCCGTAGGCCTGCTCCGCGAGTTCCTCCGTACGGGTGAAGTCCAACGGACTGACCCGCACGGGGGCCGGACCGGGCAGATAGACCACGGGCGCCCGTTTCGCGGCGATCGGGGCCTCCAGCACCGCCTGGTTCCGCATGCTGATCATCGCGGTGAACATCATCACCTCGGCGAACGTCCTTGGTGCGCCGGGCATCTTGCCGGGGAACGCGCAGTCCAGGACCACCAGCGACTTCGCGCCCATGGCCAGTGCCTGCCGCATCGGCACGTTGGCGACGAGGCCGCCGTCGTAGAGCAGCCGGCCCTCGTGCTCGACCGGCGGGTAGATGCCGGGGATCGCGCAGCTCGCCAGCAGCGGCGCGCGCAGCGGCCCGGACCGGATCAGCACCGGCTCGGCGGTGTCGACGTCCGTGGTCACCACGCCGAGCGGCAGCGCGAGGTCCTCGAAGCGACGGCCGGCGCCCAGGTGGCCGTCGACGATCTTCTCCAGCCCGGTGTTGGGGAACAGGTGCGTTTTGCTGTGCCGCAACGTGCGCACCTGGCTGAGCACCCCGCCGGGGAAAGCCTCGTGCTTGGTCATGTGCGTCCAGATCCCGCGCAGGCGCTCCAGCCGGTCTTCGCCGGGCAGGGCGAGCACGGCCGCGTTCAGCGAGCCCACGGACGTGCCGACGACGAGGTCGGGCAGCACGCCGGCTTCCTCGAGCGCGCGCAGCATCCCGACCTGCAGCGCGCCGAGGCTGCCGCCCCCGCCGAGGACGAACGCGATCGGCCTGGGGAGATCGAGTGGCGTCATACCGCCGAATGTAACCAGCGGGAGCGGGCCCGCGGGTGTGACTCCGGCCAAGGTCAGCCGGTCGTGCGAGCGGGCTCTTCGGTGGCGAGGGCCTTGCGTTTCTTGAACCGCAGCAGGAAGAACAACAGGACGCCGATCACCACGACGGCCATGATCAGGAAACCGGTGCTGAGCGCGCCTTCGACCTGTTTGGCGGCTTCGCCGAGCGCGGCGCCGATGCTGATGTGCACCAGCGACCAGCAGAACGCGCCCGCCGCCGTCGCGGGCAGGAACTTGCGGAACGCCAGCCCGGATGCGCCCGCGGCAGCCGGCGTCAGCGTCCGCAGCACGGGCAGGAAGCGCGCGAAGAACACCGCCCAGGCACCGCGCCGCTCGAGTACGGAGGCGGCCTTGTCCCACGCGTCCAGGCCGTACTTGCGGATCAGTTTGGTCTCGCGCAGCCGCGGCCCGAAACGACGGCCGAGCGCGTAGCCGACCGAGTCGCCGAGCGCCGCGCACACCGTGACGACGGCCCACAAAGTGAGGAATCGCGACACCGTGGTGGCGGTCGTCGCCGCGATCAGCAGCCCCGACTCGCCGGGCGCGATGAAGCCGAGCCCGATGGTGCACTCGGCGAACACCAGCCCGCCGGCCGCCGCGACAAGGCCCGGTTCCGGGAGTCCTTGCAGCCAGTTCAGGAGATCCGTTACCAAAGCCATGGGGATCACTTTACTGACTCTTTGGAATTGGCAGGTGGGTCGACGGGAGGATGGGTGACTTATAGGGGACGGGCCCGTAAGGGTGCGGTCTGGGACACGAAGGAGGCCCGCTCGGAGTTCGAGCGGGCCTCCTTCGTCGAGATGGTGATCAGCGGGCGAGCAGCGAGGCGGCTTCCTGCGCGGCCGGGCCCTCGGTGGCGAGGTGGGAGAGGTTGTCCGGGAGGGTTTCGCCGCGGTGGGCCTTGGTCTGTGCGTACAGCCGCCCCGCACGGTAGGACGAGCGGACCAACGGTCCCGCCATCACACCGGCGAAGCCGAGCGACTCGGCGGTCTTGGAGTGCTCCACGAACTCCTCCGGCTTCACCCACCGATCCACCGGGTGATGCCGCGGAGACGGCCGCAAGTACTGCGTGATCGTCAGAATCTCGCACCCGGCGTCGACCAGATCCCGCATCGCCTCGGTGACCTCGTCGGGGGTTTCGCCCATGCCGAGGATCAGGTTCGACTTCGTCACCAAACCCGCCTCACGAGCCCGGGTGATGACCTCCAACGACCGCGCATACCGGAAACCGGGACGGATCCGCTTGAAGATCCGCGGCACCGTCTCCACATTGTGCGCCAACACCTCCGGACGCGACCCGAACACCTCCGCCAGCTGCGCCGGGTCAGCGTTGAAGTCCGGAATCAGCAACTCCACACCCGTACCCGGGTTCAGCTCGTGAATCTGACGGACCGTCTCCGCATACAGCCACGCACCACCGTCATCGAGGTCATCACGAGCGACACCGGTGACCGTCGAGTACCGCAACCCCATCGCCTGCACCGACTCCGCGACCTTACGAGGCTCGGAGCGATCCAACGCCGACGGCTTACCCGTGTCGATCTGACAGAAATCACACCGACGGGTGCACTGGTCACCACCGATCAGGAACGTCGCCTCACGGTCCTCCCAGCACTCGTAAATGTTGGGACAACCCGCCTCCTCACACACCGTGTGCAGACCCTCGCGACGGACCAGGCCCTTCAACTCCGTGAACTCAGGGCCCATCCGCACCCGAGTCTTGATCCACGACGGCTTCTTCTCAATCGGCGTCTCACTGTTACGGACCTCCAGCCGCAACAACTTCCGCCCTTCAGGTGCTGCAGTCACGGCCTCCACAGTACGCCCGGGCGGCCCCGGTGATCGCCTAGCGCGGGTCGGGGGTGACGCCGGTCAAGCCGGCCGTCAGGTCCCACAGGGCGGGGCCGGTGACGGGGTTGCCGGCGGCCCGCACCGGGCGCACCTTCGTGGGGTAGCCGTGGACGCCGCCGAGGCCGCGGGGGCCGACGTAGTCGCCGCCCTGGATGTCGGGGGCGGTGGCGGCGTACAGCTCCGGCAGGGCGCCGAGGCCGACGTTCTGGGACAGCAGGAACTCGCCCGCGTGGTGGATGGCCAGGATGGCCGAGCGGACCGCCCGGTTGCCGTACGTGCGGGCC includes the following:
- a CDS encoding patatin-like phospholipase family protein; translation: MTPLDLPRPIAFVLGGGGSLGALQVGMLRALEEAGVLPDLVVGTSVGSLNAAVLALPGEDRLERLRGIWTHMTKHEAFPGGVLSQVRTLRHSKTHLFPNTGLEKIVDGHLGAGRRFEDLALPLGVVTTDVDTAEPVLIRSGPLRAPLLASCAIPGIYPPVEHEGRLLYDGGLVANVPMRQALAMGAKSLVVLDCAFPGKMPGAPRTFAEVMMFTAMISMRNQAVLEAPIAAKRAPVVYLPGPAPVRVSPLDFTRTEELAEQAYGAAAGYLKKLQVDGPGLYGAPGLVTT
- a CDS encoding DedA family protein; this translates as MALVTDLLNWLQGLPEPGLVAAAGGLVFAECTIGLGFIAPGESGLLIAATTATTVSRFLTLWAVVTVCAALGDSVGYALGRRFGPRLRETKLIRKYGLDAWDKAASVLERRGAWAVFFARFLPVLRTLTPAAAGASGLAFRKFLPATAAGAFCWSLVHISIGAALGEAAKQVEGALSTGFLIMAVVVIGVLLFFLLRFKKRKALATEEPARTTG
- the lipA gene encoding lipoyl synthase is translated as MTAAPEGRKLLRLEVRNSETPIEKKPSWIKTRVRMGPEFTELKGLVRREGLHTVCEEAGCPNIYECWEDREATFLIGGDQCTRRCDFCQIDTGKPSALDRSEPRKVAESVQAMGLRYSTVTGVARDDLDDGGAWLYAETVRQIHELNPGTGVELLIPDFNADPAQLAEVFGSRPEVLAHNVETVPRIFKRIRPGFRYARSLEVITRAREAGLVTKSNLILGMGETPDEVTEAMRDLVDAGCEILTITQYLRPSPRHHPVDRWVKPEEFVEHSKTAESLGFAGVMAGPLVRSSYRAGRLYAQTKAHRGETLPDNLSHLATEGPAAQEAASLLAR
- a CDS encoding L,D-transpeptidase — translated: MSIEPANADNISPTTPIVVKAANGKLLDVTVTSAKGKAVAGKVATDGLSWTNTDVLGYGGTYKIVAHAQGTDGKSIEKDGQVTTLSPTKQANANLIPAPSAVKSSGVGVGQPIVFSFGVAVKDKAAVEKALNVESSPKQDGSWYWMDDKNVHYRPKVYWQPGTTLTVTAKIYGVDFGNGVFGAEDRTETYKVHDSWIAKADGNTEQMQIFHNGSMVKSMPISMGKDATPTHLGAHVISDKQANYTMDSCTYGVCPPDPKAYRSNEKFSQRISNDGEFVHENPNSVGQQGSSNVSHGCINLNAANAEWFFQNFGLGDVVEVTNSGGPQLPVWDLYGDWSKSWTDWQKGSAL